The Herbiconiux sp. A18JL235 region CGAACTCCTCGTATTCCTCCCGGGCGTGCCGCTTCGCGACCGCCCGCTCCTCGAGGAACGAGTCGTACCCGCCGCCGTACACTCGGTTCGTGCCCTGGGCGAGATCGAGCTCGAGCACCCTGGTGACGCTCTTGGCGAGGAACTCCCGGTCGTGGCTGACGAGCACGACTCCCCCGCGGAGCCCTCGGATGAACGCCTCCAGCCGGTCGAGACCGTCGAGGTCGAGGTCGTTGGTGGGTTCGTCGAGCAGCACGACGTCGAAGCGCGACAGCAGCAGGGCGGCGAGCCCCACCCGGGCCGCCTGCCCGCCCGAGAGCGAGGTCATGAGCGCCTCCGCGGAGACCTCGAGGCCGAGCTCGGCGAGCACGACCGGCAACCGCTCTTCGAGGTCGGCGGCGCCGCTCGCGAGCCACCGTTCGAGCGCCGCCGAGTACCGGTCGGCAGGGTCCACCCCGCCGGCATCCGGCTCGGGCGACGCGAGTCCCTCGGCGGCGTCGTCCATCTCGGCGGTCGCCGCCGCAGCGCCCGTGCGCCGCGCGACGTACTGCGCCACCGTCTCACCGGGCATCCGCTCGTGCTCCTGCGGCAGCCAGCCCACGAAGGCGTCGGCGGGCGCGAGCGACACCTCCCCCTCGGCGGGCGCATCGATGCCGGCCAGGATGCGCAGCAGCGTCGACTTGCCGGCCCCGTTCGCTCCCACCACGCCTACGACGTCACCGGGCGCCACGACGAGGTCGAGCCCGCTGAACAGGATGCGGTGGTCGTGACCGCCGGAGAGCCCCTTCGCGACGAGGGTGGCCGTCATCGCGACAGCAGCTCGGCCGCACTCCCGGTGCAGCTCGCCGTGGCATAGGCACCCGAGGCGGTCTCCTCGGCGATCACCAGGCCGTCGAGCGTGACGCGGCAGGTGACGTCGCCGCCGTCGGCCCCGTTCACCGCCGTGATCGTGTAGCTGGCGTAGCTGTCGGCTCCCCCGAACGGCACCTCGAGCGAGTTCTCGAACGGCAGGTCTTGAGCCAGCGCCTGCTGCGTGGTGAGGGCCCCGCCGATCGAGATGGTGTAGGTGATGTCGACGTCGGTGCCGGTTCCCTCCACCTCGTAGACGAGCGGCACCGTCTCGGAGGTCAGCCCGCTGTCGTGCAGCGCCGAGTTCACGAGACTGCCGAAGAACACGAAGGTGTAGACGACGGCCATCACGATGGCGGCCAGCAGCGCGACGAAGCCGATGATCGAGCCCGCGACGCCGAGCCCGCGCCCGCGGCCGCTGATGGCGGCGATGATGCCGACGATGACGGCGGCGAGCGCGATGAGGAGCGCCAGGTAGTTGAACAGCGGGATGAAGGCGCCCACGAAGGCGACGATGCCGAGGATGAGGGCGGCGACCCCGAGACCGTTCCTCTTCGCCGGAGCAGGAGCCGGCCGAGGAGCAGGTGAAGGTGCAGGCGAAGACTGCCGGGTCGCCGTGGGCTGCGGCCCGGGCACACCGAGCTGCGCCGGCCCGCCCGACGGCGGAGTCGGCGGCACCGCAGGGGGGTTCGGCGGCACGGGCGGGGTCGGCGGCACGGACGGATACGGCGGCAGATCGCTCATACCCCGATCATGCCCGATGCCACCCGAGTTCACGAGCTGTTCACCCCCGCCCCCGGTGGCACGGGAAACCGCCGGGGCTAGACAGGGCCTGTGCGACCGACCGGCCGCGGGAGGGGACAGCGATGGACGTGCTCATCACCGTGATCCTGGTGATCGTGGTGGCTCTGGTGTTCGACTTCACGAACGGGTTCCATGACACCGCGAACGCCATGGCGACCTCGGTCGCCACCGGCGCCCTGAAGCCCCGGGTGGCGGTGGGAATCTCGGCGGTGCTCAACCTGGTCGGGGCGTTCCTGTCGACCGAGGTGGCGAAGACCATCTCCGACGGCATCATCAACGAGGGCGACAACGGGATGGAGATCACCCCGAGCCTCATCTTCGCCGGCCTCGTCGGCGCGGTGCTGTGGAACCTCACCACCTGGTACTTCGGCCTCCCCTCGAGCTCCACCCACGCCCACTTCGGCGGCCTCATCGGCGCCGCGATCATCGGCGCGGGCTTCGGCGCCGTGAACTTCCCGGTGGTGCTGTCGAAGGTCGTGCTGCCGGCGATCATCTCTCCCGTGGTCGCCGGGGTCATCGCCCTCTCCGCCACCTACCTCGCCTACGTCATCACGAAGCAGGCGAGAAGTCGCGGCTCGGAGAAGGGCTTCCGGCACGGCCAGACCGTCTCGGCGTCGCTGGTGTCGCTCGCCCACGGCACGAACGACGCGCAGAAGACCATGGGTGTCATCACGCTCACCCTGGTGGCAGCCGGCTACCAGGACTCCGGCGGCGCCCCGCAGTTCTGGGTCATCCTGGCCTGCGGCCTCGCCATCGCCCTCGGCACCTACCTCGGCGGCTGGCGCATCATCCGCACCGTCGGCAAGCGCATCACCGACATCAGCTCACCCCAGGGCTTCGCCGCCGAGACCAGCTCGGCAGCCACCATCCTGGTGTCGTCGCACCTCGGCTTCGCCCTCTCCACCACCCAGGTGACCTCGGGGGCGATCGTGGGCGCCGGCCTCGGCAAGAAGCTCGCGTCGGTGCACTGGGGTGTCGTCGGCCGCATCGCCATCGCCTGGGGTGTGACCCTCCCGGCCGCGGCCCTCGTGGGAGGTGTGGCGGCCTGGGCGGCGACCTCGAGCATCCTGGGCCTCATCCTGGTGGCGGTGCTCGGTGCCGGCGCCGCCCTCACGCTCTTCCTGCTGGCTCGGCGCCACCCGGTGACCCACGAGAACGTCAACGACGTCGACGACGAGAGCTCGCGAACGGATGCGCGCGACGAGAAGGAGGTGACGGCATGAACCCGACGACGCCAGTTCAGTGCCTCGTGACCGCGGTGCGGGCCGCCGAGGAGGCGGCGGGCGAGGGGCAGTTCCTCGGCGTCGACTGGGGATCGTTCGTGCTCGTCTTCGTCGTGGCGCTCACGGCGAGCGTGCTCGTGGTGGCCACCTACTCGCTCGGGCTGCGACTGCTCGGCGCCGGCGAGTCGCGCGAGACCAGACCGCCGGCCGCGACAGCAGGTGCCTACGCCTGCTTCGCAGTGGGGGTGGCCGCCGTTCTCTACGGAATCTCTCTGATCGCCCCGCTGTTCCACCCCTGAGGCGATCTCCCGGCAGCCCGACGGCATTCCCAGCATCCTCCCGGGAACGGCGGCCTCTCCCGGGAATAGAACGAAGCCCCCGGCGTTGAACTTGAGCGTAAGGCACTCAAGTTTCAACCCAGGAGGTTTCGTGCCCGAGAACCCCAACCCCGCAGAGACCGGTGGCAACTCCTTCGACGAGTTCCTCGCCCGGTACCTCGAGGGCGAGCAGCGCGCGGCGCGAGCCGGGCGCTCCATCGACCTCAGCAAGCTGATCAGCCGCCGCACCCAGGAGCTCCTCTCCCAGGCCGGCGCCTACGCTATCGAGCACGGTCACTCCGAGCTCGACGCCCTGCACGTGCTGCGCACCATCGCGCCCCTGCAGCCCGCTGCCGATGCGATCCGCCGTGTCGGGGCCGACCCGCGCGCCATCGCCGAGGCCGCCGAGCTGCGGTTGCCCGCGGCGAGCACCGACCGCGTGGTGCAGCCCGCGCTCACCCCGTCGGCCCAGCGGGCGCTGTTCCACGCCTACCAGGTCGCTCGCGCATCCGGCTCGACCTACATCGACCCCGAGCACCTCTTCTTCGCCCTCGTGATCAACCAGGACTCCCCCGCCGGCCAGGTGCTGGCGCAGGCCGGCGTGACCCCCGAGGCCCTCCAGGAGGGCATGCGGCAGGGCACGGAGGCCGCGTCCGCCCAGGCGACCGCGGGAACCGCCGGAGCGACCTCCGGCCAGGCCGGCCAGGCGACTCCCGAGTCGGACACCCCCACGCTCGACAGCTTCGGCACCGACCTCACCGAGCGCGCCCGCCGCGGCGAGCTCGACCCCGTGATCGGCAGGCTCGACGAGATCGAGCAGACCGTCGAGATCCTCTCCCGCCGTACCAAGAACAACCCGGTGCTGGTCGGCGAGGCGGGTGTCGGCAAGACCGCAATCGTCGACGGCATCGCCCAGGCGATCGTCGACGGCACGGTGCCCGAGCAGCTGCGCGACAAGCGCGTGGTGGCGCTCGACCTGCCCGCCATGCTCGCCGGAACCCGCTTCCGCGGCGACTTCGAAGAGCGCCTCACGAAGCTGATGGACGAGATCTCGGCCCACAAGGACGAGCTCATCGTGTTCATCGACGAGGTGCACACCGTCGTCGGGGCCGGCGGCTCCGGCGAGGGCGGTATGGACGCCGGCAACATCCTGAAGCCCCGGCTCGCCCGCGGCGACCTGCACCTGCTCGGCGCCACGACGCTGAAGGAGTACCGCGCCATCGAGAAGGACCCGGCGCTCGAGCGCCGTTTCTCCCCCGTCACCGTCGGCGAGCCGTCGCAGACGGATGCGGTGCTCATCCTGCAGGGTCTCCGCGAGGCCTACGAGGAGCACCACGGCGTCTCCTACACCGACGCCGCGCTCACCGCGGCGGTCGAGCTGTCGGCGCGCTACGTGAGCGACCGCTTCCTTCCCGACAAGGCGATCGACCTCATCGACCAGGCGGGCGCACGGCTGCGGCTGGCGCTCGGCAAGGTGCCGGCGCTCGTCGACACCGAGTCGCTGATGGCCGACCTCGCCGCCCTGGAGGGCGCGAAGAACGCCGCCGTCTCGGCCGAGCACTACGAGGAGGCGTCGCGCATCCGTGACGAGATCGAGGACATCCAGCACCAGCTCGCCGAGGCCGCCTCGGTGAACCGCCGGGTGGCCGCCGAGCGCGCCGCGGGCGGCATCGACACGGATGCCGTGGTCGACGAGGCGGAGATCGCCGCGGTGATCTCGCGCGCGACCGGCATCCCGGTGTCACGCCTCGGTGAGGTCGACCGCGCCCGTCTCGCCGCCCTCGAGGGCGAGCTGCACAATCGCGTGATCGGTCAGGACGACGCGGTGACGGTGGTC contains the following coding sequences:
- a CDS encoding anion permease, which encodes MDVLITVILVIVVALVFDFTNGFHDTANAMATSVATGALKPRVAVGISAVLNLVGAFLSTEVAKTISDGIINEGDNGMEITPSLIFAGLVGAVLWNLTTWYFGLPSSSTHAHFGGLIGAAIIGAGFGAVNFPVVLSKVVLPAIISPVVAGVIALSATYLAYVITKQARSRGSEKGFRHGQTVSASLVSLAHGTNDAQKTMGVITLTLVAAGYQDSGGAPQFWVILACGLAIALGTYLGGWRIIRTVGKRITDISSPQGFAAETSSAATILVSSHLGFALSTTQVTSGAIVGAGLGKKLASVHWGVVGRIAIAWGVTLPAAALVGGVAAWAATSSILGLILVAVLGAGAALTLFLLARRHPVTHENVNDVDDESSRTDARDEKEVTA
- a CDS encoding ATP-dependent Clp protease ATP-binding subunit — its product is MPENPNPAETGGNSFDEFLARYLEGEQRAARAGRSIDLSKLISRRTQELLSQAGAYAIEHGHSELDALHVLRTIAPLQPAADAIRRVGADPRAIAEAAELRLPAASTDRVVQPALTPSAQRALFHAYQVARASGSTYIDPEHLFFALVINQDSPAGQVLAQAGVTPEALQEGMRQGTEAASAQATAGTAGATSGQAGQATPESDTPTLDSFGTDLTERARRGELDPVIGRLDEIEQTVEILSRRTKNNPVLVGEAGVGKTAIVDGIAQAIVDGTVPEQLRDKRVVALDLPAMLAGTRFRGDFEERLTKLMDEISAHKDELIVFIDEVHTVVGAGGSGEGGMDAGNILKPRLARGDLHLLGATTLKEYRAIEKDPALERRFSPVTVGEPSQTDAVLILQGLREAYEEHHGVSYTDAALTAAVELSARYVSDRFLPDKAIDLIDQAGARLRLALGKVPALVDTESLMADLAALEGAKNAAVSAEHYEEASRIRDEIEDIQHQLAEAASVNRRVAAERAAGGIDTDAVVDEAEIAAVISRATGIPVSRLGEVDRARLAALEGELHNRVIGQDDAVTVVSKAIRRNRTGMGDARRPIGSFLFLGPTGVGKTELAKSLAESLFGSAESMLRFDMSEFGERHTVSRLVGAPPGYVGYDEAGQLTERVRRNPYSVVLFDEIEKAHPDVFNLLLQVLDDGRLTDGQGRTVDFRNTVVIMTSNLGSEFLASRSGAMGFVAQTPGDTTGFGSDKALRDRVMGKLREAMRPEFLNRIDEIVLFQKLEKAQLREIVSLLLGATRARLAAHEITATVTDAAVEWLADTGYEPEYGARPLRRVIQRNVDDAVAELLVSGELVDGGAVTIDARDGGLVVTAGSGAPLLAQAA